Within Nakaseomyces glabratus chromosome G, complete sequence, the genomic segment TCAAAGGATCTGATGCAGATATGTACAAGACTCTCTTGCAAAAAATCATTGAGTTCTTCGTGTCATGGTTCGCTTGGATACGGGGTGACGCTAAATAGACGTCTGATCTCTACTAATACTATACATTCACTGTTATCAATCCAATTGGAACAATCATACGACGCAAGGCGGCAGTACAGACCATTCGAACTGGCAAAAAATGATAACTCTTAAATAGAAAATTGCCCGCAAGGGCCTAAAGAAccttattttttatatgaCACGGTTCTTATCTAAACCGGTAAATACAAtacatttatatatataaaatattatatccTGGGCTTTTTTTAGCATTGTTTCTGCTACAATTACAGCATATTTTGACACAATCAATATTAGCATACAAAGATGGAAGACCTAATTACCTGTACCTGCCAGTGTTTCGTATATTatgatatattttcttctaaaagttttttttttgtttggaAAACTTTGACAGTATATAAAGCTTTGCAAGTTGTTCCTAACACTTGATATCTTTTCAAAGTGTCTTTTAATTTAGattttgtttcaattttaaaGAAAGTAACGCAAATTTCACAGCCAATCGCAGTGATAACAGCATCTTTTAAGAGGTTGAACCCCTCCGGGGCGTTCTTAGCCCATGACCTAATAGATATTTCACTGCACCGGGAATTTCTCAGATTTTGTTCTCTCGAGGACTTGGTCTTGAGGGTTTTCGGGACTTTCACGCTTGGACTGGAGATCATATCTAGTACCGATCTTGGGTGCAACAGCCCATCTGTTGTCTATGTCTCATAGATCTAAGGGTTAACCTTCGTGTTCCCGTATGGGGGCGGTTGCAAGGATCGGTAGTACATCTATTAATTTTAGTATCTCATATTTAGCTTTATTCTATTTCTTGTTTGTGCATAAGGATATTATAAATGTTTATTAGTAATCAAGggtaaaagaaaaaaacattAAATGTGCTATGGTGTAGATTATAAATAGTGGTATGAAGACCCGTTTATCGAAGTCTAAATTATGACTTTACATTAGAATATgctcattttttttcatcgtCGTCCTTGCCTCTATGGATGAACCTGAAACTGGAATTGAATCCCAGCAATTCATTGATACCTTTGATCCAATCGTTCTCTGTTTTAGCAACACAGTATATACCGGATCTCTTTTGTACGTCTTTATCTGGAGTCTTGCCGGTAATAGTGGCTTTATCAGCTGTTTGTTTCTTAGCTGCAATAGGGAATTGAGTCCCATCAATGTAGATAGTTCCAACTTCATTAATCACATGAATCTCATCACCCGCAACTAAATCCTCCTGTGGAATACCATCAATCGATAGCTTGACAATATGATTAGCCACATTCATGTTCATCTTTGATTCCACTTTTATCTTTATGTAACTTGAGTGTGGTAATATTAAAGGTCTAAACGATAGAGAACGTGGACAGATAGGAGTTAGCAATATAGATGGCACTAATGGCGACACGATTGAGCCACCAGCGGATAAAGAATATGCAGTAGACCCCGTTGGGGTAGACAAAGTGACACCATCGGCAGTAGTCCTTGTCAAATACTCGCCATCGATATAGATGTCAAGATTAGTTAGGTGAGGTGAGTTACCTCTATGTAAGAATATATCATTCATAGCGTGTGCTACAATTGGCGTGCTATTACCGTTACGCACCACATGACATTGCAATCTAGTTCTGTGGAGACATTTAGCTCTGGAACTTATCACTTGAGAGAACACTTTCTCGTGctctttgaaatcaaatgGTAGTAGAAACCCCAATGTACCAAGTGAAAATGCAAGTACGGGAGGTGCGATCTTATCACCAAACATAGAAACGCTATGCAAAATGGTACCGTCACCTCCTAGTGTAACCAATAAATCTGTTCTTGTGGctatatcttcttctgtaCCAGTAAATAGTAGATGCGGTCTGTTTGGATCATTATGAACAGTGGCTTTGAAATCCTGGGAAATCTCTTCAGCAACATCAGGTTGAACTATAACGTTAATCTCGGGGTATGACTCATGCAGATGTGTAATGAACTGGACCATGGCTTCTCTTGTCGTAGGGGTCCATGGCTTCTTGGTGACTAGGACATTCTGTAACGGGTTTCTCCACACTAGCGATTGTAATTTTGAGTTTGGAGATGTGAAGAAGTCAGCAGCTGTGGATGCCCTTAGATTAGAGACAGGCTTTATCTTTACGAATCTTCCTTTGCCGACATTTGCACCGCCAATATCGGGACTGTAGTAACGAATAATAGCTCTATTGACACCACTCAGAAGAACTCTCCTTGGAAGAATTCTATATGAAGTCAGCATCATGTTGTCTTCAATTCAAATTGAGAGTTATTGTTTTATAGTTGTAAAGCGTTCTAATTTCGATAAGACTTAGGAGAGTATTGGAGCAGGAAACAAATGAAATTAGGCTGATATGCCAATTGTAAAACGATGGCAatctttttgataataaaagTCTCAAAAACTTAAATTGAGATGCACATCTGATTTCCAATGGGGATGAAGGATCAATATTCCTCCTCTATAATTTTTGCACAATTTTTTCCAGATTAGTAGGGAAAATGCCTCGGGACCGGGATGAATTTTTTACAAGGATGAAAATCATATGAGGAAGTCATCGAAGCAACAATGGATGGCGTGTCGGACTAGAAGATTGAGATGGGTGGCTTTACAATTTAGGATTAAAAATTAGAAGGTTAtttaaattatttaataGTGGATACTTATTTTTGCGAAACAAGCACATTTAAGCTAGTGTCGACAGTAAGTACTTTCAGTAAAATATTCTCTAGACATCGATAAGCAAATCAAAGTAGGTaaacaaaaatagaattaagaagtaaaataaaataaaattaaggacaaagaagaataagaaaaaaatagagaaATGTCTGGAATAATTAATTAAGTTATGATGGTAGTGTATGAACATTGAGTATCACAGGAAATGACGAAAATAAATATGAAGTGACTCATTCAAATCCGCCACTctatttctgaaaaattattctAAGACACTTATCATATTCCCTCATTTAGTTTGAAATAGAAATATTGTTCCTTCAAAtagcaaaaataaaacGAATAGATTGAAAATGTTTGGTTTTTGTTGTTAATACAGTACAATATTATATGAGGGAGGATATTGCGAATATTGCGAAAAATTAGAATAAAGATAAATGCTTAAGTACAATAAATCAGTCAAAAGTAAGTTGCCTCAAATAAGATAAATACCTTTGAATTGATGGTGGTTTAAAaattagtttttttttgttggttttcgatattttttttttttgcgtTTTTGTAAATTATACAACTATTATTCTGATTTCttcatattatttttcaagaTCCTGAATGAATTTTAAAGTAAGATATggcaataataataaaaaaacgTGCAATCTAATTTTCGATTGTCATCTTTTTAGGCTGGAAAAACAAATGTATATAcatctttttttctcaAGCAGCTTGAGATTCTTCAACACCTTCTTggtgttcttcttcagccCAAGCTTCGCCTTCTTGTTGttcaccttcttcttcatcttcttcgtATTCTTCGTAGTCTTGCTTGAAACTCAAGGTTGGTTTCACTTGAGCGGAGTCCAAAGTCCATTCGTTCAAGGCACTTTCGGCATCGATGATGATTTGTTTAGAGGCTTCGTAACCGTCGTAGGCAGGTCTAGTTTCACCTGGGGTAACTGGGGAGTCGTCTAGCAATTCCAACAAAGCCTTACCGTATCCGGCGATCAAAGCAATCTTTTCGGAATGTTCGATGATGGAGTCGAATTGGTAGTTGAAAGCGGCCTTCAACTTGGATCTGGTGATGTTAGACAATTGGGCTTCGGCGACCAAGGACTCGGCTTCGGCACGGACCAATTCTTGTTCCAAGACCTCGATCTTGTTGGAGTAAGGGTCCTTGTACTTCAAGTAGGCGATCTTGTCTGTAATCTTGTCCTTACGGTCTCTGGATGGTTGAACGGAACCTTCGATATCTCTGATGGACTTCATGGTCAAACGGTACTGGTCGTATCTGTCAATGAATTGGTCGTCCAACTCACTGATCTCGAAGATCAGCACACCCAGCTTGTCGGTAATGTCTGAGACGTCGTCGTCGTTCTCTAGACCCCATAGGGACAGCTGCTTGGCGGCGTCACGTCTCTCATTGGCAGCGACTTCCAAGGATCTCAAGACGTTCTTCTCGATCTTGACCAGCTGGGAAAGCTTTCTGGATAGCTCTGGACCAATCTGACCAGCAGTAGTCTTTCTGAAAGTGTACGCAATACCACCCTTACCAAAGAATCTACCCTTGGTGGAagatggtggtggtggagGGTTTTGTAGTTGAGACGCAGTTGGAGCTCTAGAGCTTCTCAAAGAGTAAGTTCTGTGCATTGTTCGTTGATTTGTTTCTTCTGAGTTTTTGGTGTTTAGCCAGGATttaaggaaaagaaaatttccATCCTACTTAAATACtaagaaatttttcaagtttaaGAGGGAAAAAAATCCTCGAAAGGGGGTGGGACAAGGGATGTGTTAAGCAGTTGCAATAAGCCAAACAGTGAGGGTTCTAGAGTGTGAAGATAAGAGGGGGGAGCAGAGTGGCTAGTGGCTTCCTCTCTCCTACTCTGCGTCTGTGAAGTGCAGCTGTGGTAGCTATGGACGGTGTGTTTTGTTACGTGGTGCTCCGTGTCTCTCTAGTGTCTATCGTCTTGCCAGACAATCATCCGCACCAGCTATCGTGTTATGTCTCTTTGTGTTGTGTATGGTGCTTCCAGCTGCGATACATTCTGTGCCGCTTTTTTCATCCTTTGGTGTTTTTCGCGAATGAGATGGGCCTTGTAACCCCCCCCCTCCCCTACAACTTGTACGGCCAATATTGTGGCCCCCCCAGAACAACCCTCTTGTCTCCCTTTCTTTAATAGGATTTTGCTACCTTCCACAGACCTATTACCTGATTGGGTAATAGGCGAGCTTTTTCTGAGCTTCCCAGCCATCTCATTTTTTCTAGTTGCGATACTAGGTGATGTTTACAGAGGGGCAGAGGATGGTGCGTACCGCAGGACGTTCGACCCGGTGGTTGGAAAAAAGAGGGAGGGGCACTAGTCCGAGTCAGGGCTGCACCCCCCTCTTGCTCTGATCTTCCCTTCTCCCCGGATTCAATTTGAGCTGCACACTTTGAACTTGGGGAAGGGCAGGGAAGGGAGCCAGAGGAAGGTGACGTATCGGGCTACATCCACTTGTCATCGTTTTTCCTCTTTCAGATCAACATCCCCCCCCTATTGTATAAGGTAGTGTAAATCGTGGGTCGGATACTTCGGCGTTAATATTCATTATTGTgtatttctatattttatttattttatttattttactattctattataaaaatttgttgttCATGGAGTCTTAGTTTTTGGCATTGATGGATGCTGTCAACTTGGCctgtttcttcaagttctcAGGGCCGTCCATGGTTGGTAGCATCACTTCGATCATTCTCAGCTTGTCGTTCTTGTTGAACTGCTTGTCGTTGACCATGTCGTTCCATTCACCGTACGTAGCAACGCGCTTGTTCT encodes:
- a CDS encoding uncharacterized protein (CAGL0G02871g~Protein of unknown function); the protein is MISSPSVKVPKTLKTKSSREQNLRNSRCSEISIRSWAKNAPEGFNLLKDAVITAIGCEICVTFFKIETKSKLKDTLKRYQVLGTTCKALYTVKVFQTKKKLLEENIS
- the POS5 gene encoding NADH kinase (CAGL0G02893g~Ortholog(s) have NADH kinase activity, role in NADP biosynthetic process, cellular response to oxidative stress and mitochondrial matrix localization) gives rise to the protein MMLTSYRILPRRVLLSGVNRAIIRYYSPDIGGANVGKGRFVKIKPVSNLRASTAADFFTSPNSKLQSLVWRNPLQNVLVTKKPWTPTTREAMVQFITHLHESYPEINVIVQPDVAEEISQDFKATVHNDPNRPHLLFTGTEEDIATRTDLLVTLGGDGTILHSVSMFGDKIAPPVLAFSLGTLGFLLPFDFKEHEKVFSQVISSRAKCLHRTRLQCHVVRNGNSTPIVAHAMNDIFLHRGNSPHLTNLDIYIDGEYLTRTTADGVTLSTPTGSTAYSLSAGGSIVSPLVPSILLTPICPRSLSFRPLILPHSSYIKIKVESKMNMNVANHIVKLSIDGIPQEDLVAGDEIHVINEVGTIYIDGTQFPIAAKKQTADKATITGKTPDKDVQKRSGIYCVAKTENDWIKGINELLGFNSSFRFIHRGKDDDEKK
- the PIL1 gene encoding lipid-binding protein PIL1 (CAGL0G02915g~Long chain base-responsive inhibitor of protein kinases), producing the protein MHRTYSLRSSRAPTASQLQNPPPPPSSTKGRFFGKGGIAYTFRKTTAGQIGPELSRKLSQLVKIEKNVLRSLEVAANERRDAAKQLSLWGLENDDDVSDITDKLGVLIFEISELDDQFIDRYDQYRLTMKSIRDIEGSVQPSRDRKDKITDKIAYLKYKDPYSNKIEVLEQELVRAEAESLVAEAQLSNITRSKLKAAFNYQFDSIIEHSEKIALIAGYGKALLELLDDSPVTPGETRPAYDGYEASKQIIIDAESALNEWTLDSAQVKPTLSFKQDYEEYEEDEEEGEQQEGEAWAEEEHQEGVEESQAA